A stretch of Fulvia fulva chromosome 4, complete sequence DNA encodes these proteins:
- a CDS encoding putative clathrin heavy chain produces the protein MASLPIKFTEQLNLTSVGIQPASIGFNSCTLESDHFVCVRQKVDDNAQPEVIIINLKNGNSVMRRPIKADSAIMHWNKEIIALKAGGKTLQIFDLAQKSKIKSTTMNEDVVFWKWFSDSSLGLVTDTSVYHWNIFDPAQVAPQKMFDRNQNLAGCQIINYRVADDEKWMVVVGISQQQGRVVGSMQLYSRDRGISQAIEGHAAAFGTLRLEDAPADSKLFTFANRSATGAKLHIVEVDHQAPNPVFQKKAVDIYFPAEATNDFPVAMQVSSKYKVIYLVTKYGFIHLYDLETGTTIFMNRISSDTIFTTAGDEDGSGIIGVNRKGQVLTVNVDENTVIPYLLQNPENAELAYKLASRAGLPGADSLYQQRFDQLLNMGDYQQAAKTAANSPQGFLRTPQTIERFKSVPQQPGQLSVILQYFGMLLDKGKLNQHETLELARPVLQQNRKHLLEKWMKEGKLGCSEQLGDLVRLHDVALAQQIYQEAGASQKVIAAMAESGSFDQILPYARQAGYTPDFNGLIQHICRVNPDKGAEFATSIAREDPSLIDVERTLDIFQSQGMIQQATAFLLDVLAPNLPEQGHLQTRLLEMNLTNAPQVADAILGNEMFSYYDKAKIAQLCENAGLLTRALEHYEDGASVKRCIVQTDKIPEEFLTNYFGRLTVDLAMECLDEMLKVNIRQNLQAVIHVAKKYSDLFGPTRIIDLLEKYRTAEGLYFYLGGIVNLSEDKEVTFKYIEAATTMGQLQEVERICRESNHYDPEKVKNFLKEAKLSEQLPLIIVCDRFNMVHDLVLYLYKNQQFKSIEVYVQRVNPARTPGVIGGLLDVDCDENIIKGLLNSVSPASIPIDELVQEVESRNRLKLLLPFLESTLQQGNQQQAVYNALAKIYIDSNSNPEQWLKDNDQYDTLQVGKYCEKRDPNLAFIAYSKGQNDLELISITNENSMFKAQARYLLDRADSEIWSYVLSDNNIHRRSLVDQVISTAVPESQDPEQVSIAVKAFIDADMPVELIELLEKIILEPSVFSDNANLQNLLMLTAAKSDRGRVAGYIERLDQYSPDDIAQQCIEVGMYEEAFLIYKKTGNHLEAANVLVDHVVSIDRAQEYADQVDLPEVWSRTAKAQLDGLRVTDSIESYIRAQDPSNYNEVIETATHAGKDDDLIKYLRMARKTLREPPVDTALAFCYARTNQLPELEDFLRSSNVANIEESGDKAYEEGYHEAAKIFFTSISNWAKLATTLVHLNDYQAAVECARKANSVKVWKQVNEACVAKKEFRLAQICGLNLIVHAEELTDLVKQYERNGYFDELISLLEAGLGLERAHMGMFTELGIALSKYHPERVMEHLRIFWGRINIPKLIRAVEEAHLWPELVFLYTHYDEFDNAALAMMERAADAWEHQSFKETIVKVANLEIYYRGLNFYLQEQPSLITDLLQALTPRIDVNRVVKMFEKSDNIPLIKPFLLNVQSQNKRAVNDAINDLLIEEEDYKQLRDSVENFDNYEAVALAQRLEKHELVFFRQIAASIYRKNKRWDKSIQLSKQDKLYKDAIETSAMSGKTEVVEELLRYFVDIGSKECYVGMLYACYDLIPLHTVMEISWRHGLNDFTMPFMINYMSQQASTISELKRDNDERKAKEAANAKPEETGPILGQSRLMLTQGPIGQPNGIMPQPTGYGGVAPMGMTGGFR, from the exons ATGGCGTCGCTACCCATCAAGTTCACAGAACAGCTGAACCTCACCTCTGTTGGAATACAG CCCGCATCAATAGGCTTCAACTCTTGCACCCTCGAATCCGACCACTTCGTCTGCGTACGCCAAAAAGTCGACGACAATGCACAGCCAGAGGTCATCATCATCAACCTCAAGAATGGCAACAGTGTCATGCGCCGGCCCATCAAGGCCGACAGCGCCATCATGCACTGGAACAAGGAGATCATTGCGCTCAAGGCCGGCGGCAAGACGCTACAGATCTTCGACCTGGCACAAAAGAGCAAGATCAAGAGCACAACGATGAACGAGGACGTCGTCTTCTGGAAGTGGTTCAGTGATTCGTCGCTCGGCCTTGTGACGGACACCAGCGTATACCACTGGAACATCTTCGATCCGGCGCAGGTCGCGCCACAGAAGATGTTCGACCGCAACCAGAACCTGgcaggctgccagatcaTCAACTACCGCGTGGCTGACGACGAGAAGTGGATGGTCGTGGTAGGAATCTCGCAGCAGCAAGGTCGCGTGGTTGGCAGCATGCAGCTCTACTCGCGGGATCGAGGCATCAGCCAGGCCATTGAAGGACACGCTGCAGCATTCGGCACACTACGGTTAGAGGATGCGCCTGCTGACTCCAAGCTGTTCACATTCGCGAACCGATCAGCGACCGGCGCCAAGCTGCACATCGTCGAAGTCGATCACCAAGCGCCGAACCCGGTCTTCCAGAAGAAAGCAGTCGACATCTACTTCCCAGCTGAGGCGACGAATGACTTCCCGGTGGCCATGCAGGTCTCATCGAAGTACAAGGTCATCTACCTGGTCACCAAGTACGGCTTCATCCACCTCTACGACCTCGAGACCGGCACGACGATCTTCATGAACCGCATTTCGAGCGACACGATCTTCACAACGGCAGGCGATGAGGACGGTTCGGGTATAATTGGCGTGAACAGGAAGGGACAGGTGCTCACTGTGAACGTTGACGAGAACACCGTCATCCCATACCTCCTCCAGAACCCAGAGAATGCCGAGCTTGCGTACAAGCTTGCGTCAAGAGCAGGATTGCCGGGTGCGGATTCGTTATACCAGCAGCGATTCGACCAGCTTTTGAACATGGGAGACTACCAGCAAGCCGCCAAGACTGCTGCAAACTCTCCTCAGGGTTTCCTCCGAACACCACAAACGATCGAACGCTTCAAGTCGGTGCCTCAGCAGCCGGGTCAGCTGTCTGTGATCTTGCAGTACTTTGGTATGCTGCTTGACAAGGGCAAGCTCAACCAGCACGAGACACTCGAGCTTGCGAGACCGGTTCTGCAGCAGAATCGGAAGCACCTCCTGGAGAAGTGGATGAAGGAGGGTAAGCTTGGTTGCTCAGAACAACTTGGTGACCTGGTTCGCCTACACGATGTGGCTCTCGCACAACAGATTTACCAGGAAGCTGGTGCTTCACAAAAGGTCATCGCAGCTATGGCTGAGTCTGGCAGCTTCGACCAGATCCTACCATACGCACGCCAAGCGGGATACACACCGGACTTCAATGGTCTGATCCAGCATATCTGCAGGGTCAATCCTGACAAG GGTGCCGAATTCGCCACAAGCATCGCCCGTGAAGATCCCAGCTTGATCGATGTTGAGCGGACTTTGGACATTTTCCAGTCGCAAGGCATGATTCAGCAAGCCACGGCCTTCCTGCTCGATGTACTCGCACCGAACTTACCAGAGCAAGGCCACCTCCAGACTCGTCTCCTCGAGATGAACCTAACGAATGCGCCACAAGTCGCCGATGCCATCCTTGGCAACGAGATGTTCTCGTACTATGACAAGGCGAAGATCGCACAACTTTGCGAGAACGCTGGGCTCTTGACACGAGCGCTCGAGCACTACGAGGACGGTGCCAGCGTAAAGCGGTGCATTGTGCAAACGGATAAGATTCCCGAGGAGTTTTTGACCAATTACTTTGGCCGCCTTACCGTTGACCTCGCCATGGAGTGTCTCGACGAGATGCTCAAGGTCAACATCCGCCAGAATCTGCAAGCTGTGATTCACGTCGCAAAGAAGTACTCGGATCTCTTCGGGCCGACCAGAATCATCGACCTCCTCGAGAAATACCGCACTGCAGAAGGTCTGTACTTCTACCTCGGTGGCATTGTTAACCTCAGCGAGGACAAGGAGGTCACCTTCAAGTACATCGAGGCGGCGACTACCATGGGTCAGCTTCAAGAAGTCGAGCGTATCTGTCGCGAGAGCAACCACTACGACCCG GAGAAAGTCAAGAACTTCCTCAAGGAGGCCAAGCTCTCCGAGCAGCTGCCACTCATCATCGTCTGCGATCGATTCAACATGGTACACGACCTTGTGCTATACCTGTACAAGAACCAGCAGTTCAAGTCGATCGAGGTCTACGTCCAGCGAGTCAACCCAGCCCGGACGCCTGGTGTCATTGGTGGTCTGCTTGACGTGGACTGTGACGAGAACATCATCAAGGGTCTCTTGAACTCTGTCTCTCCCGCATCAATCCCAATCGATGAGTTGGTCCAAGAAGTTGAGTCGCGCAATCGACTCAAGCTTCTGCTACCTTTCTTGGAGAGCACATTGCAGCAAGGCAACCAGCAGCAAGCTGTGTACAATGCTTTGGCCAAGATCTACATCGATAGCAATTCGAACCCCGAGCAATGGCTTAAGGACAACGATCAGTACGACACCCTCCAGGTTGGCAAGTACTGTGAGAAGCGTGACCCCAACTTGGCTTTCATTGCCTACAGCAAGGGACAGAACGATCTTGAGTTGATCAGTATCACC AATGAGAACTCCATGTTCAAAGCCCAGGCACGCTACCTCCTGGACCGTGCTGATTCGGAGATCTGGTCTTACGTTCTCTCCGACAACAACATCCACCGAAGATCTTTGGTTGATCAGGTCATTTCAACCGCAGTACCAG AATCTCAAGATCCCGAACAGGTCTCAATCGCTGTCAAGGCCTTTATCGATGCCGACATGCCTGTCGAACTCATCGAGCTTCTGGAGAAGATCATCCTCGAGCCATCCGTCTTCAGCGACAACGCTAACTTGCAGAACTTGCTTATGCTGACAGCCGCCAAGTCTGATCGCGGCCGTGTCGCAGGCTACATCGAGCGGCTCGATCAATACAGCCCAGACGACATCGCACAGCAGTGTATCGAGGTTGGCATGTACGAGGAAGCTTTCCTCATCTACAAGAAGACCGGCAACCACCTCGAGGCAGCCAACGTGCTTGTCGACCACGTCGTCAGCATCGACCGCGCACAGGAATACGCCGACCAGGTCGATCTTCCTGAAGTGTGGAGTCGAACTGCCAAGGCACAACTCGATGGTCTCCGTGTGACAGATTCGATCGAGTCCTACATCCGTGCCCAGGACCCATCGAACTACAACGAAGTCATCGAGACAGCAACACATGCTGGAAAGGACGATGATCTCATCAAGTATTTGCGCATGGCACGGAAGACTCTCCGCGAGCCGCCAGTCGATACCGCACTTGCCTTCTGCTACGCTCGCACCAATCAACTACCTGAGCTCGAGGATTTCCTGCGCTCGTCGAACGTCGCCAACATCGAGGAATCTGGAGACAAGGCGTATGAGGAGGGCTACCACGAGGCAGCGAAGATCTTCTTCACTTCGATCTCGAACTGGGCCAAGCTCGCAACGACTCTCGTACACCTCAACGACTACCAAGCTGCTGTTGAGTGTGCGCGAAAAGCCAACAGCGTCAAGGTCTGGAAGCAGGTCAACGAGGCTTGTGTGGCCAAGAAGGAATTCCGCCTTGCGCAGATCTGCGGTCTCAACCTTATCGTGCACGCCGAGGAGCTCACCGACCTGGTCAAGCAGTACGAGCGTAATGGCTACTTCGATGAGCTCATCTCGCTCCTGGAAGCTGGTCTCGGTCTCGAGCGGGCTCACATGGGCATGTTCACCGAGCTTGGTATCGCACTCAGCAAGTACCACCCAGAGCGTGTTATGGAGCATCTTCGTATCTTCTGGGGTCGGATCAATATCCCCAAACTGATTCGCGCTGTTGAGGAAGCACACCTATGGCCAGAGCTCGTCTTCCTGTACACTCACTACGACGAGTTCGACAATGCAGCACTCGCCATGATGGAGCGTGCTGCAGATGCATGGGAGCACCAGTCCTTCAAGGAGACGATCGTCAAGGTCGCAAACCTGGAAATCTACTATAGGGGTCTTAACTTCTACCTTCAGGAGCAACCGTCACTGATTACCGACTTGCTGCAAGCACTCACCCCCCGCATCGATGTTAACCGAGTTGTTAAGATGTTCGAGAAGTCCGACAATATCCCACTCATCAAGCCTTTCCTGCTGAATGTGCAGTCTCAGAACAAGCGCGCTGTCAACGATGCGATCAACGACCTCCTGATCGAGGAGGAGGATTACAAGCAGCTGCGCGACAGCGTTGAGAACTTCGACAACTATGAGGCAGTGGCTCTCGCCCAGCGGTTGGAGAAGCATGAACTCGTCTTCTTCCGACAAATCGCCGCCAGCATCTACCGCAAGAACAAGAGATGGGACAAGTCCATCCAGCTGTCAAAACAGGACAAGCTTTACAAAGACGCCATCGAGACATCTGCCATGTCAGGCAAGACCGAAGTCGTGGAGGAGCTTCTTCGTTACTTTGTCGACATCGGCAGCAAGGAGTGCTACGTGGGTATGCTCTACGCATGCTACGACCTCATTCCTCTGCACACTGTCATGGAGATCTCGTGGCGTCACGGACTTAACGACTTCACGATGCCTTTCATGATCAATTACATGTCACAACAGGCATCAACCATTTCGGAGTTGAAGAGGGATAACGACGAGCGAAAGGCAAAGGAGGCTGCCAATGCGAAGCCAGAGGAGACTGGGCCAATTCTGGGTCAATCAAGACTCATGCTGACACAGGGACCTATAGGCCAGCCGAATGGCATCATGCCGCAGCCAACGGGATATGGAGGAGTAGCACCTATGGGTATGACTGGTGGCTTTAGATAG
- a CDS encoding Eukaryotic translation initiation factor 3 subunit J yields the protein MAPSKAPVSWDDDESGSDSTTPSSPPAPAVAVRRNKFDDEEDEDVLESWDAAEDSEEEREKAKKAAEAKAKADALAKANAKSKSQRIEEKRNERLRQKAETLDLEDSDEDEATRRERQRQAEKDGDFAAAEDLFGGVGGVPESRSKATKAVTVQASNAPEDKVDLSKLSIFNPNTALQFNKLREVLVPLLNQNGKKPHYELFMKEFTKQIVRDLNSEQVKKLASGLTTISNEKLKEEKLAEKGGKKSKAAKTKTSLNASRNLASTADVGAYDDDGLDDGDFM from the exons ATGGCGCCCTCGAAAGCCCCCGTGTCGTGGGATGACGACGAGTCCGGCTCCGACAGCACCACCCCATCCTCGCCGCCGGCACCTGCAGTCGCCGTGCGCCGCAACAAGTTCGACGACGAGGAAGACGAAGATGTTCTCGAGTCGTGGGATGCCGCGGAAGACAGCGAAGAGGAGCGCGAAAAGGCAAAGAAGGCCGCCGAGGCCAAGGCCAAGGCAGACGCGCTTGCAAAGGCGAACGCGAAATCCAAGTCGCAGCGGATAGAGGAGAAGCGCAACGAGCGACTACGACAGAAGGCCGAGACCCTTGACTTGGAGGACAGCGATGAGGATGAGGCGACAAGGCGGGAGCGACAGCGGCAAGCCGAGAAGGACGGCGACTTTGCCGCCGCTGAGGATCTTTTCGGTGGCGTTGGTGGCGTGCCCGAGAGTAGAAGCAAGGCCACAAAGGCTGTGACAGTCCAAGCGAGCAACGCGCCGGAGGACAAGGTCGACCTTTCGAAGTTGAGCATCTTCAACCCGAATACTGCACTGCAGTTTAACAAGCTTCGCGAGGTACTCGTGCCACTGCTGAATCAGAACGGCAAGAAACCACACTACGAGCTGTTCATGAAAGAGTTCACGAAGCAGATCGTGCGCGACCTGAACAGCGAGCAGGTCAAGAAGTTGGCCAGTGGTCTTACAACAATCAGCAACGAGAAGCTGAAGGAGGAGAAGCTGGCCGAGAAGGGTGGAAAGAAGAGCAAGGCGGCAAAGACGAAGACGAGCCTGAATGCTAGCAGGAACCTGGCAAGCACGGCTGATGTGGGTGCTTACGATGATGATGGTCTTGATGA TGGTGACTTCATGTGA
- a CDS encoding putative NADH dehydrogenase, whose protein sequence is MQSVRRRGLGSQTPQWQAATTSTPTRASIAPIQRRSLTSAQRDNHRHGRERVVILGSGWAGFTLSRALDPRKYQIVVVSPRSYFVFTPLLAGTSVGTLEFRTTLEPVRSFKARAYGAEFFQGWADKIDFAKKRLTLEEAVEDPAPAKALTESVNERKTTEQLKEDEQIEIKKGELFGLHYDKLVITVGCYAQTFNTPGAKENAYFLKDVGDARRIRNRLLSCFEVAALPTTTPEMKKNYLNFAVVGGGPTGIEWSAELYDMVHEDMKRLYPELIEYVKITVYDVAPNVLSMFDKSLGDYAMKTFHRNGIDIKTSHHIEELRPGVPTGKKPPEGTKDGDSLYTLKVKEEGEIGTGMVVWSTGLMMNPFVEHELADRVKLHERNHGLVTDGHLQIQDKEGKPVPDVYALGDCAVLEGTAYPATAQVASQKANWLAKQLNKGTIQQNGFKYKDLGVMAYIGNQKAIMQSGGSGINGRIAWLIWRGAYLTKTVSWRNKILIPIYWTINWLFGRDISRF, encoded by the coding sequence ATGCAGAGTGTCCGGCGGAGAGGGCTGGGCAGCCAGACGCCGCAATGGCAGGCAGCAACGACCTCCACCCCCACCAGAGCATCCATTGCGCCAATCCAGCGACGCAGCTTGACTTCGGCACAGCGTGACAACCACAGGCACGGGAGAGAAAGAGTGGTCATTCTAGGCTCAGGATGGGCTGGTTTCACTCTCTCGCGGGCTCTGGACCCGAGGAAGTACCAGATCGTGGTTGTCAGCCCAAGATCATACTTCGTCTTCACACCTTTGCTGGCCGGCACCTCGGTTGGCACCCTCGAGTTCCGTACCACATTGGAGCCTGTTCGCTCCTTCAAGGCTCGCGCATACGGCGCCGAGTTCTTCCAAGGCTGGGCCGACAAGATCGACTTTGCAAAGAAGAGACTTACGCTGGAAGAGGCTGTAGAGGACCCGGCGCCGGCGAAGGCCCTCACGGAGAGTGTGAACGAGCGAAAGACGACAGAGCAGCTGAAGGAAGATGAGCAGATCGAGATCAAGAAGGGAGAGCTATTCGGCCTGCACTACGATAAGCTGGTCATCACTGTTGGATGTTATGCTCAGACATTCAACACTCCGGGAGCGAAGGAGAACGCATACTTCCTGAAAGATGTCGGCGACGCTCGGAGAATACGAAATCGACTGCTCTCATGCTTCGAGGTCGCCGCGCTTCCCACCACCACCCCGGAGATGAAGAAGAACTATCTCAATTTTGCTGTAGTGGGAGGGGGTCCAACGGGAATCGAATGGTCTGCCGAGCTGTACGATATGGTCCACGAGGACATGAAAAGACTCTATCCTGAGTTGATCGAGTACGTCAAGATCACGGTATACGATGTGGCGCCGAACGTCCTCAGCATGTTCGATAAGAGCTTGGGAGACTACGCCATGAAGACCTTTCACCGTAACGGTATCGACATCAAGACGAGCCATCATATCGAGGAACTACGCCCTGGCGTGCCCACTGGCAAAAAGCCACCCGAGGGCACCAAAGATGGCGATTCGTTGTACACATTGAAGGTCAAGGAGGAAGGCGAGATCGGCACGGGCATGGTGGTGTGGTCGACAGGCTTGATGATGAACCCTTTCGTCGAACATGAATTGGCAGACAGAGTCAAGCTGCATGAGAGAAACCACGGACTCGTGACCGACGGCCATCTTCAGATTCAGGACAAGGAAGGGAAGCCAGTCCCTGACGTCTATGCACTTGGCGACTGCGCGGTGCTCGAAGGCACAGCATATCCGGCGACCGCGCAGGTAGCCTCTCAAAAGGCCAACTGGTTGGCGAAGCAATTGAACAAGGGCACGATCCAGCAGAATGGGTTCAAGTACAAGGACCTTGGTGTCATGGCATACATCGGCAATCAAAAGGCCATCATGCAGAGTGGCGGCAGTGGAATCAACGGCCGAATAGCGTGGCTGATATGGCGAGGCGCGTATCTGACCAAGACTGTCTCCTGGAGGAATAAGATCCTGATACCCATATACTGGACGATCAACTGGCTCTTTGGAAGAGACATCAGCAGGTTCTAG